A stretch of the uncultured Cohaesibacter sp. genome encodes the following:
- a CDS encoding L-fuculose-phosphate aldolase: MSDTTEIRQSIIDACLEMNASGLNQGTSGNISVRLDDGMLITPSGIAYNQLVPDDIVHVKADGSYGADQVPSSEWRFHLACLEARPDANAVVHNHAHHATCVGILNRPIPAIHYMVAAGGGYTIPVIDYATYGTPELSTLVRDGIAQSKAILMRHHGMIATGANLAQAMWLAVEIEALARMCLEVLQITDTPPCLSDAEIDVVLKKFESYGLREKD; the protein is encoded by the coding sequence ATGTCCGACACGACCGAAATCCGCCAGAGCATCATTGATGCTTGCCTTGAAATGAATGCCAGTGGCCTTAATCAGGGGACGTCTGGCAATATCAGCGTACGGCTTGATGACGGTATGCTCATCACCCCATCGGGCATTGCCTATAATCAATTGGTCCCTGACGATATCGTCCATGTGAAGGCCGACGGGTCTTATGGTGCCGATCAGGTGCCGTCGAGCGAATGGCGCTTCCATCTGGCATGCCTTGAAGCCCGCCCTGATGCCAATGCAGTGGTCCATAACCATGCCCATCATGCCACGTGCGTCGGCATTCTCAACCGCCCCATCCCGGCCATTCACTACATGGTGGCAGCTGGTGGCGGATACACCATTCCTGTCATTGATTATGCCACCTATGGCACACCGGAATTGTCGACACTGGTCCGCGATGGCATTGCGCAATCCAAAGCCATTCTGATGCGCCATCACGGCATGATCGCCACAGGCGCAAATCTGGCGCAGGCCATGTGGTTGGCCGTGGAGATCGAAGCGCTCGCGCGGATGTGTCTTGAAGTGTTGCAAATCACAGACACGCCCCCGTGCCTGTCGGATGCGGAGATCGATGTGGTTCTGAAAAAATTCGAAAGCTACGGTTTGCGCGAGAAGGACTGA
- a CDS encoding DeoR/GlpR family DNA-binding transcription regulator has translation MLPDRLKDIVNRVDHLGSISVADLSAQFGVAVETIRRDLRLLEEQGYLRRTHGGASSLLDSHDVLAFGSRQSQNSEAKEAMAHHALPLIRPDQTLMLDPSSSCWYLARMLPDMPLTVITNSLRIVFDLVHKPKIKVIGVGGRYYEKYGAFLGAIAVDHIHEFQADLCFYSCAGFIKESGAWDSNALNAGVKRAMRRSARDHVLLCDKSKEGRGGFMQIADAGRIHCRINEDGVIGSLPEN, from the coding sequence ATGTTGCCAGACCGTTTGAAAGACATCGTCAATCGGGTGGATCATCTCGGGTCGATCAGCGTGGCTGATCTATCGGCGCAATTTGGCGTGGCGGTGGAAACGATCCGCCGTGATCTGCGTTTGCTGGAAGAGCAGGGCTATTTGCGACGGACCCATGGTGGTGCCTCCTCTTTGCTTGACAGTCACGACGTGCTAGCCTTCGGTTCACGCCAATCTCAAAATTCCGAGGCCAAGGAAGCAATGGCCCACCATGCGCTGCCTCTCATTCGTCCAGACCAGACGCTGATGCTCGATCCAAGCTCGAGTTGTTGGTATCTTGCCCGAATGCTGCCCGACATGCCCTTGACGGTGATTACCAATTCTCTGCGCATTGTCTTTGACCTTGTCCATAAACCCAAGATCAAGGTGATTGGCGTGGGCGGCCGTTATTACGAAAAATACGGGGCCTTTCTGGGCGCCATCGCCGTCGATCACATCCACGAATTTCAGGCGGATCTTTGCTTCTATTCCTGCGCCGGCTTCATCAAGGAGAGTGGCGCTTGGGACAGCAATGCCCTGAATGCCGGGGTCAAGCGGGCCATGCGCCGCAGCGCACGCGACCATGTTTTGCTTTGCGACAAAAGCAAGGAAGGGCGCGGCGGTTTCATGCAGATTGCGGATGCAGGGCGGATCCATTGTCGGATCAATGAAGACGGTGTTATCGGATCTCTGCCAGAAAATTGA
- a CDS encoding ABC transporter permease — MSKKPSKGTSIFGSETASLLVLLLLIGGTFSLAAPQFLTAPSLSSMGYQLPLLGFLTLAMLGPLLSGGLNLAIIYTANISGLTLAWVLLQFGGPDAGIEAFIIGVIAAIAVGMLAGAVIGAIVAYIGAHPILVSLAMMVFLRGLGEFLTRGGDISGFPDYMRVLGHGSLLGIPVPFILFLLVAAAWHILLKRTRHGFSVYMTGSNIQAAEYAGLHTKRTLVLIYALSGLLCAIAGILMAARFNSVRVGHGEALLLITVLACFLGGVDPFGGHGRVVPVVISLFILQILSSGLNLVGANQHLATAVWGLFLIAVMILRSHHIKILISYLRKE, encoded by the coding sequence ATGAGCAAGAAACCTTCAAAAGGCACCTCTATCTTCGGCTCTGAAACTGCCAGCCTGCTGGTGTTGCTGCTGTTGATCGGTGGAACTTTCAGTCTGGCCGCGCCTCAGTTCCTGACTGCCCCCAGCCTGTCTTCCATGGGATATCAATTGCCATTGCTTGGCTTTTTGACCCTTGCCATGCTTGGGCCACTCCTGTCTGGCGGGCTCAATCTGGCAATCATCTATACCGCCAATATTTCAGGGCTGACGCTGGCTTGGGTTCTGCTGCAATTTGGTGGCCCGGACGCTGGCATCGAGGCTTTTATCATTGGCGTCATTGCTGCCATTGCGGTTGGGATGCTGGCCGGTGCCGTCATCGGCGCAATTGTCGCCTATATCGGCGCACACCCGATTCTGGTGTCGTTGGCCATGATGGTCTTTCTCAGAGGCTTGGGTGAATTTCTCACCCGTGGTGGCGATATTTCCGGCTTTCCCGACTATATGCGGGTGCTCGGCCACGGCAGCCTGTTGGGTATTCCGGTTCCGTTCATCCTGTTTCTGTTGGTTGCAGCGGCCTGGCATATCCTGCTCAAACGCACCCGTCACGGCTTCTCGGTCTATATGACCGGCTCCAACATTCAGGCCGCCGAATATGCGGGCTTGCATACCAAACGCACTTTGGTGCTGATCTATGCCCTTTCGGGTTTGCTCTGTGCCATCGCTGGCATTCTGATGGCAGCGCGCTTCAACTCGGTCCGTGTCGGTCACGGCGAGGCATTGCTTTTGATCACCGTGCTGGCCTGCTTTCTGGGCGGGGTCGACCCCTTCGGCGGTCATGGCCGGGTCGTGCCTGTGGTCATCTCACTTTTCATTCTGCAGATCCTGTCGTCAGGTCTCAATCTTGTCGGTGCCAATCAGCACCTCGCCACTGCCGTGTGGGGATTGTTCCTGATCGCGGTAATGATCCTGCGGTCTCATCATATCAAGATACTAATCAGCTATTTAAGGAAGGAATGA
- a CDS encoding L,D-transpeptidase has translation MLASASLAACGPRNRAGSLNPVTPSPYATMYGPLPQERFPLDAINLAKLNKKFLRREVTYNTYEKVGTLIVDTQNYYLYLVLENNRAIRYGVGLGRAGFEWSGRAVVARKAAWPTWTPPAEMIAREPELERWSWKNGGMPPGPSNPLGARALYIYQDGRDTLYRLHGTAEVWSIGRAVSSGCVRLLNHDIIDLYQRVPSQSPIVVI, from the coding sequence ATGCTGGCCAGCGCATCTCTGGCGGCATGCGGTCCGCGCAACCGGGCAGGTAGTCTAAACCCGGTCACCCCAAGCCCCTATGCAACCATGTATGGGCCTTTGCCTCAGGAACGTTTTCCGCTCGACGCGATCAATCTGGCAAAGCTCAACAAGAAATTCCTGCGCCGCGAAGTTACCTATAATACCTATGAAAAGGTCGGCACGCTCATCGTTGATACGCAGAATTATTACCTTTATCTTGTTCTGGAGAATAACCGCGCCATTCGCTATGGCGTCGGGTTGGGCCGTGCCGGATTTGAATGGTCTGGCCGCGCCGTCGTTGCCCGCAAGGCCGCTTGGCCGACCTGGACGCCCCCTGCCGAAATGATTGCCCGCGAACCGGAACTCGAAAGATGGAGCTGGAAGAATGGCGGCATGCCTCCAGGACCGTCCAATCCGCTCGGCGCCCGTGCACTCTATATCTATCAGGATGGCCGCGACACTCTCTATCGCCTACATGGGACGGCAGAAGTCTGGTCAATCGGCAGGGCTGTTTCGTCAGGCTGCGTGCGTTTGCTCAACCATGATATCATCGATTTGTATCAGCGCGTGCCGAGCCAGTCGCCGATTGTCGTGATCTGA
- a CDS encoding sugar ABC transporter ATP-binding protein, which yields MTYGNSEQFALRLKGISKAFGGLQALDNVDFEVLAGEVHCLAGENGCGKSTLIKVITGVYQPEQADKIELFGEQLGSISPTQARSKGVSVIWQDLALFPHMSVQENIAFDDLVGLRPRGVNRAKMRERAIVVLERLGVTLDMDMALEELPIAQRQIVAIARSLMNDAKLIFMDEPTASLTQSETDALLAIVRKLSADGVAVVFVSHRLAEVIDIASRVTVLRDGKLVGVYSTENMTQAKLGELMTGQTIEHSVDARTLTDAEPVLDISHLSRNGEFEDVSFTIRAGEVVGLTGLIGAGRTELAHALMGMTKNDSGSMTLDGQSYAPSSIREAIRKGMAYVSEDRLTLGLLQKQSIADNTVISVLQKLLMKVPLISMTKKEQLVSSWIKDLGVKIGHQDDPISSLSGGNQQKVVLAKWLATDPKLLILDSPTVGVDVGARAGIFRIVRRLAENGLAILLISDEVTEVMFHSDRILHMADGRIIDEYNPHDITVPQLEERIYA from the coding sequence ATGACGTATGGCAACAGCGAACAATTCGCGCTGCGTCTGAAGGGCATCTCCAAGGCATTCGGTGGTTTGCAAGCACTCGATAATGTGGATTTCGAAGTTCTGGCAGGCGAAGTTCATTGTCTCGCCGGCGAAAATGGCTGCGGCAAATCCACGCTCATCAAGGTCATCACCGGTGTCTATCAGCCCGAACAGGCGGATAAAATAGAGCTGTTTGGCGAACAGCTTGGTTCCATTTCCCCCACTCAGGCCCGCAGCAAGGGCGTTTCGGTCATCTGGCAGGATCTGGCGCTTTTCCCCCACATGAGCGTTCAGGAAAATATCGCTTTTGATGATCTGGTCGGTTTGCGACCGCGCGGTGTCAATCGTGCCAAAATGCGTGAGCGCGCAATCGTAGTTCTTGAACGGCTCGGCGTGACCCTTGATATGGACATGGCTTTGGAAGAGCTGCCGATTGCGCAGCGACAGATCGTGGCCATCGCCCGCTCCTTGATGAATGATGCCAAACTGATTTTCATGGATGAGCCGACCGCTTCTCTCACTCAGTCGGAAACCGACGCTTTGCTGGCCATTGTCCGCAAATTGTCGGCCGATGGAGTGGCCGTGGTCTTTGTCAGCCATCGTCTGGCCGAGGTGATCGACATTGCCTCGCGCGTCACTGTTCTGAGGGATGGCAAACTGGTCGGCGTCTATTCAACCGAAAACATGACCCAGGCCAAGCTTGGGGAATTGATGACCGGACAGACCATCGAACATTCCGTCGATGCTCGTACCCTGACCGACGCCGAGCCTGTTCTGGACATTTCCCATCTCAGCCGCAACGGCGAGTTCGAGGATGTCTCCTTTACAATCCGGGCTGGCGAAGTGGTTGGCCTCACAGGCTTGATCGGCGCAGGCCGCACTGAACTGGCCCATGCGCTGATGGGTATGACAAAAAACGACAGCGGCTCGATGACCCTTGACGGTCAGTCCTATGCTCCATCCTCCATCCGTGAAGCAATCCGCAAGGGCATGGCCTATGTCTCCGAAGATCGGTTGACGTTGGGCTTGCTGCAAAAGCAATCCATTGCCGACAATACAGTCATCTCGGTGCTGCAAAAGCTCTTAATGAAAGTGCCGCTCATTTCCATGACCAAGAAAGAACAGTTGGTCAGCAGCTGGATCAAGGATCTTGGTGTCAAGATTGGCCATCAGGACGACCCGATTTCGTCCTTGTCCGGTGGCAACCAGCAGAAGGTGGTTCTGGCCAAATGGCTGGCAACCGATCCGAAATTGCTCATTCTCGACAGCCCGACGGTCGGCGTCGATGTTGGTGCCCGCGCCGGGATCTTCCGCATTGTGCGCAGGCTGGCCGAGAATGGTCTTGCCATTCTGCTCATCTCAGACGAAGTCACCGAGGTGATGTTCCATTCGGACCGCATTCTGCATATGGCCGATGGCCGCATCATTGATGAATACAATCCCCACGACATTACGGTGCCACAGCTGGAGGAGCGGATCTATGCATAG
- the fucK gene encoding L-fuculokinase: protein MGEEAVLVLDCGSTNVRAIAVGPDGNVLARAAEANATVNDPQHENWHYWPFEQLFDKLAACARRVAEEIGPGRIRAVTVTTFGADGSFLDANGALLHPVISWKCTRTLEAQDHVSRYIDPDRLMMLSGIGRFPFNTLNKFVWFRENHPELLDRAEHFLFISSLFTHRLTGRLTNDATMVGTSQMTDLQAQDFSAEILDAIGVRRTLFPEMVFPGEVIGPLLPDMATKLGLEAGVPVVSAGHDTQFAIFGAGASADQPVLSSGTWEILMARCATIDLPSADIFKDAFTCEWDVKQGHFTPGYQYVASAVIEWVARVMYPDLSGSEKYEVMIRDAMAAPQECLGMTFHPDMLVGKGEISNLSLDVDRGIFFRAALNGLVKRLQTGLTLLEQVGQFKASKLILVGGGTRNQFWTQLKANALGLPIHVLDEPETTVLGASMVAMQGAGIYQSAEAARDAYALKAHVTMPQ from the coding sequence ATGGGGGAAGAAGCTGTTCTGGTGCTCGATTGTGGCAGCACCAATGTGCGGGCCATCGCGGTTGGGCCCGATGGCAATGTGCTGGCGCGCGCGGCTGAAGCAAATGCGACCGTCAACGACCCGCAGCATGAAAACTGGCATTACTGGCCCTTCGAGCAATTGTTCGACAAGTTGGCCGCCTGTGCCCGGCGGGTTGCCGAAGAGATCGGCCCCGGGCGCATCCGGGCGGTCACGGTCACAACATTCGGCGCGGACGGCTCTTTCCTTGATGCCAATGGCGCGCTGCTTCATCCCGTCATCAGTTGGAAATGCACCCGGACCCTTGAGGCCCAGGATCATGTATCGCGCTATATCGACCCGGACCGCTTGATGATGTTGAGCGGCATTGGTCGCTTTCCCTTCAACACATTGAACAAATTTGTCTGGTTCCGAGAAAATCATCCCGAGCTGCTTGACCGGGCAGAGCATTTCCTCTTCATCAGCTCGCTCTTCACCCACCGCCTGACTGGACGGCTGACCAATGACGCAACCATGGTTGGCACATCCCAGATGACTGATTTACAGGCACAGGATTTCAGCGCCGAGATCCTTGATGCAATCGGCGTGCGCCGCACCTTGTTCCCCGAAATGGTTTTCCCCGGTGAGGTGATCGGCCCTCTGCTGCCGGATATGGCAACCAAACTGGGGCTGGAGGCAGGCGTTCCGGTTGTCTCCGCCGGTCACGATACGCAATTTGCCATCTTTGGAGCGGGCGCCAGCGCTGATCAACCGGTCCTGTCTTCGGGCACATGGGAAATCCTGATGGCCCGCTGTGCCACCATCGATCTGCCATCGGCGGACATTTTCAAGGATGCCTTCACCTGCGAGTGGGACGTTAAACAGGGACATTTCACGCCGGGCTATCAATATGTGGCGTCCGCTGTCATCGAATGGGTGGCCCGCGTAATGTATCCCGACCTGTCCGGCTCTGAGAAATATGAGGTCATGATTCGCGATGCCATGGCAGCGCCGCAAGAATGTCTGGGCATGACGTTCCATCCCGACATGCTGGTCGGTAAGGGCGAAATCTCCAACCTGTCTCTGGATGTCGATCGCGGTATCTTTTTCCGTGCGGCTTTGAATGGGTTGGTCAAGCGGCTGCAAACGGGACTGACCCTGTTGGAACAGGTCGGCCAATTCAAGGCGTCAAAGCTGATTCTGGTTGGTGGCGGAACCCGAAATCAATTCTGGACCCAGCTGAAAGCCAATGCGCTCGGCCTTCCGATCCATGTGCTTGATGAGCCAGAAACCACTGTGCTCGGGGCGTCTATGGTGGCCATGCAAGGAGCCGGAATTTATCAAAGCGCGGAAGCGGCACGCGACGCTTATGCTTTGAAGGCCCATGTGACAATGCCGCAATAA
- a CDS encoding LacI family DNA-binding transcriptional regulator has protein sequence MKRTPKSTIYDIAEKAEASPSTVSAALNGTWKNRRIRQETADRIIAIAREFGYSANLQARGLRTARSGLVALLMPDYNRFFSSLAETFSLRVRQNGLCPVIVSTDRDREEELSTVESLASYNIDALFVVGASSPEDISRYCQQAHIDHVFIDQPCSLAPSVVTDHAAGARALTREILDSRKPLGIARRDRPYFIGGDANLPATALRIESFRKIVKERLEVCEDDQVIACGYELENAEQEIKCLYDQLGGLPSALFINSLTVFEGILRFLITIPEEEIRVCSLGCFDYEPFGSLLRFPVHMIRQRHKELIDRAFQLLDDGSDPGTLIQVKPQLYKAMDAAPHRLED, from the coding sequence ATGAAACGAACGCCCAAAAGCACGATTTATGACATTGCAGAGAAGGCGGAAGCCTCCCCTTCCACAGTCAGCGCCGCTCTCAATGGAACCTGGAAAAACCGCAGAATTCGGCAAGAAACGGCTGACCGCATCATCGCAATCGCTCGGGAATTTGGTTATTCAGCCAATTTGCAGGCCCGTGGATTACGCACGGCACGCTCTGGTTTGGTTGCCTTGCTGATGCCAGATTACAACCGCTTCTTTTCCAGTTTGGCCGAAACATTTTCCCTGCGCGTCCGTCAAAATGGCCTATGCCCGGTGATCGTTTCCACAGATCGCGATCGGGAAGAGGAACTCTCCACAGTTGAAAGTCTTGCCTCATACAATATTGATGCGCTGTTTGTTGTTGGTGCATCGAGCCCGGAAGACATCAGTCGCTATTGCCAACAGGCGCATATTGACCATGTTTTCATTGACCAGCCTTGCAGTCTTGCACCCTCAGTGGTGACGGATCACGCGGCGGGCGCGCGGGCCTTGACGCGCGAAATTCTCGACAGCCGCAAGCCATTGGGCATTGCAAGGCGCGATCGCCCCTATTTCATCGGTGGGGACGCCAATTTACCCGCAACGGCTCTGCGCATCGAGAGCTTTCGCAAAATCGTCAAAGAGCGCCTTGAGGTATGCGAGGATGATCAGGTGATTGCGTGCGGCTACGAGTTGGAAAATGCCGAGCAGGAAATCAAGTGTCTCTATGATCAGCTAGGCGGTTTGCCAAGTGCCTTGTTCATCAATTCCCTGACAGTCTTTGAAGGCATATTGCGTTTTCTCATCACGATTCCCGAGGAGGAAATCCGCGTCTGCTCTCTTGGCTGTTTTGACTATGAACCATTTGGCAGCTTGTTGCGCTTCCCTGTACACATGATCCGTCAGCGCCACAAGGAGCTGATCGACCGGGCGTTTCAACTGCTTGATGACGGCTCCGATCCGGGCACGTTGATCCAGGTGAAACCGCAACTCTACAAAGCGATGGATGCAGCTCCGCATCGGCTGGAAGATTAA
- a CDS encoding substrate-binding domain-containing protein, producing the protein MGVVVKIGGIPWFNAMENGIKKRAAEIGVDAEMIGPVSADPALQVQAIEDLIAKGVDVIGVVPNDEAALEPVLKKARDAGIKVISHEGPGLKNVDWNFELASATGFGEAHAKLLAETIDGPGKYAVFVGSLTVPLHNAWADAAIAWMAKNHPEIELVGERYGVAENVDDSRSTALDLIAANPDLKGFLAFGSQGPIGASRAVEERRKTGKIHVLGPFSPGQGRKMVHKGTLLGGYMWNPAQAGEVFVTLGKMLAEGKEVKSGMDIPGLGVVEPMVEERDIITDNLLEVNKDTVDGLADMGL; encoded by the coding sequence ATGGGTGTTGTCGTCAAGATCGGTGGCATTCCCTGGTTCAATGCCATGGAAAATGGCATCAAGAAGCGCGCCGCTGAAATCGGTGTTGACGCAGAAATGATCGGCCCGGTTTCCGCTGACCCGGCTTTGCAGGTTCAGGCCATTGAAGATCTGATCGCCAAGGGCGTTGATGTCATCGGTGTCGTGCCAAATGATGAAGCGGCGCTGGAACCGGTGCTGAAAAAAGCGCGCGACGCGGGCATCAAGGTCATTTCCCATGAAGGTCCGGGCCTGAAAAATGTCGACTGGAACTTCGAGTTGGCCTCCGCGACCGGCTTTGGTGAAGCACATGCCAAGCTGCTGGCCGAGACAATCGACGGCCCTGGCAAATATGCCGTTTTTGTTGGCTCTCTGACTGTGCCACTGCACAATGCATGGGCCGATGCTGCCATCGCATGGATGGCGAAAAATCACCCTGAAATCGAACTGGTCGGCGAGCGTTATGGCGTTGCTGAGAATGTCGATGACAGCCGCTCCACCGCGCTTGATCTGATCGCAGCCAATCCCGACCTCAAAGGTTTCCTCGCTTTTGGTAGTCAGGGACCGATCGGCGCAAGCCGCGCTGTTGAAGAACGCCGCAAGACCGGTAAAATCCACGTGCTTGGCCCATTCTCTCCGGGACAGGGTCGCAAGATGGTGCATAAGGGCACTCTCTTGGGTGGCTATATGTGGAACCCGGCGCAAGCTGGCGAAGTCTTTGTAACCCTCGGCAAAATGTTGGCCGAAGGCAAAGAAGTGAAATCTGGCATGGACATCCCCGGTCTTGGCGTCGTCGAGCCAATGGTTGAAGAGCGTGACATCATCACCGACAACCTGCTCGAAGTGAACAAGGACACCGTGGACGGTCTGGCCGACATGGGCCTCTGA
- a CDS encoding MarR family transcriptional regulator has translation MTPNEEIRLVLMSIRKIARALDIHSRYLNKESGLTLPQLIVLRCVRDLGAPSGSAIAKAVDLSPPTVLGILDKLTAKGLIERQRLENNRRVVVSRLTEQGETLLASSPSPLGEQFASRYFELNEAERRKLIESLETVADLTKSEKLDEIAKLVSTTVPTSQL, from the coding sequence ATGACGCCGAACGAAGAAATCAGACTGGTCCTGATGTCCATCCGCAAGATTGCGCGGGCTTTGGATATCCATTCGCGCTATTTGAACAAGGAAAGCGGCTTGACGCTGCCGCAGCTGATCGTCTTGCGTTGCGTTCGAGATCTTGGCGCCCCTTCGGGCAGCGCCATTGCCAAAGCGGTGGACCTGTCACCGCCGACGGTGCTGGGCATCCTCGACAAGCTGACAGCCAAGGGGCTGATTGAACGCCAGCGGCTGGAAAATAACCGCCGCGTTGTCGTATCGCGCCTGACCGAGCAAGGCGAGACCTTGCTCGCGAGCAGCCCCTCGCCGCTCGGAGAACAATTTGCCAGCCGTTATTTTGAATTGAATGAAGCGGAACGGCGCAAACTCATCGAGTCGCTTGAGACCGTCGCCGACCTCACCAAGAGCGAAAAGCTCGACGAGATTGCAAAACTGGTCAGCACCACCGTGCCGACCAGTCAGTTGTAA
- a CDS encoding ABC transporter permease, giving the protein MHSFLRDNKIEVRMAVVLLAICLALSVLTDTFFTLVNLTSLLNNNAINLIWAVGLLVVLIAGGIDISFAVASSVVQYVGVQILFSLGGGNWVVGLAICAVIGIGLGLINMILIHTFRVVTIVITIATYNAFFGLLMFFTKGRSIYDLPDWLTDRIFIFEHELADGSWAELNLSVGVMIVCVIATWILIRRTNLGRQLYAFGDNPEGARRAGVNLAAMQALAFGWMGMMAGIAGLMQVNIVQEVVPNALFGRELDVLAAVVLGGARLGGGKGSILGCVIGVMFVAVTQNGLNLLGVSPFAFQMIIGAAILVAISTSNVNFSDLFKLGREAAK; this is encoded by the coding sequence ATGCATAGCTTCCTGCGTGACAACAAGATCGAAGTCCGCATGGCCGTGGTCCTTCTAGCCATCTGCCTTGCTCTGTCCGTTTTGACAGACACTTTCTTCACCTTGGTCAATCTGACCTCGCTTCTCAACAACAATGCGATCAACCTCATCTGGGCCGTTGGCCTGCTCGTTGTGCTGATTGCAGGCGGGATCGACATTTCCTTCGCCGTGGCATCCTCGGTGGTGCAATATGTCGGCGTCCAGATTCTTTTCTCCCTTGGTGGCGGCAACTGGGTTGTTGGCCTTGCCATCTGTGCCGTCATTGGCATCGGCCTTGGCCTGATCAACATGATCCTGATCCACACCTTCCGGGTGGTCACGATCGTCATCACCATCGCCACCTACAATGCTTTTTTCGGCCTGCTGATGTTCTTCACCAAGGGCCGCAGCATCTATGATCTGCCCGATTGGCTGACCGATCGAATCTTTATTTTCGAGCATGAACTGGCCGATGGTTCTTGGGCCGAGCTCAATCTCTCGGTCGGAGTGATGATTGTCTGCGTCATTGCCACATGGATCCTCATTCGCCGCACCAACCTTGGCCGACAGCTATATGCCTTTGGCGACAATCCCGAAGGGGCGCGGCGGGCCGGGGTCAATCTGGCTGCCATGCAGGCGCTGGCCTTTGGCTGGATGGGCATGATGGCAGGGATTGCCGGTCTCATGCAGGTCAATATCGTGCAGGAAGTGGTTCCCAACGCCCTGTTCGGTCGCGAGCTGGATGTCCTTGCCGCTGTGGTCTTGGGGGGTGCCCGCCTTGGCGGCGGCAAGGGGTCGATCCTTGGCTGTGTCATTGGCGTGATGTTTGTCGCCGTGACCCAGAATGGCCTCAACCTGCTCGGCGTGTCGCCTTTCGCCTTCCAGATGATCATTGGTGCCGCCATTCTCGTGGCGATCTCCACATCGAACGTCAATTTCTCCGATCTCTTCAAACTCGGAAGGGAGGCAGCAAAATGA
- a CDS encoding LysR family transcriptional regulator produces MDTNWLTDFLVLSKTGSFSQAAEERHITQSAFSRRIKALENWLGTDLFDRTSYPVKLTVDGKVFHSTAQNILRELQLNRVEFQRRNASAAPDIRIAAATTLALSFVPEWLQQLKAACGDFSVSIDTYDFGEMIEMLADWKMDLVVMFHHPQVPTVLDADDFDFITLGKDIMHLCTALNEKGEPAYDINNPPRDGLEYVGYGLSGYFSRIEDLIFSRMTPQDPKFVCTAQSGTCEFMKKLAIYEQKMLWLPASSAYDSVRNGEIALADNRKFDTELEIWVCKKRAVKSPLVQKIWAHLQADPCTGHLERFKLI; encoded by the coding sequence ATGGATACGAACTGGCTGACTGATTTTCTGGTATTGAGCAAAACCGGCAGTTTTTCGCAGGCCGCAGAAGAGCGTCACATCACCCAATCCGCCTTCTCTCGCCGCATCAAGGCGCTGGAAAACTGGCTTGGAACCGACCTTTTTGATCGCACTTCCTATCCGGTCAAACTGACCGTGGATGGTAAGGTCTTTCATAGCACAGCTCAGAATATCTTGCGTGAATTGCAATTGAATCGCGTGGAATTTCAGCGGCGTAATGCCAGCGCGGCGCCTGATATCCGTATTGCAGCGGCCACAACGCTGGCCTTGAGCTTTGTTCCCGAATGGCTTCAACAGCTCAAGGCCGCCTGTGGTGATTTCTCCGTTTCCATCGATACTTATGATTTCGGTGAAATGATCGAGATGCTGGCGGATTGGAAAATGGATCTGGTGGTTATGTTCCACCATCCACAGGTGCCAACCGTGCTCGATGCCGATGATTTCGATTTCATCACCCTTGGAAAAGATATTATGCATCTTTGTACTGCTCTGAACGAGAAAGGGGAGCCTGCCTATGACATCAACAATCCGCCGCGCGATGGGCTCGAATATGTCGGCTACGGCCTGAGCGGCTATTTCTCCCGTATCGAAGATCTGATTTTCTCCCGCATGACACCGCAGGATCCGAAATTTGTCTGCACCGCGCAGAGCGGCACCTGCGAATTCATGAAGAAGCTTGCAATTTATGAGCAAAAGATGCTCTGGCTGCCCGCCAGCAGTGCCTATGACAGCGTGCGCAACGGCGAAATCGCCCTGGCGGATAATCGCAAATTTGACACTGAACTTGAAATCTGGGTCTGCAAGAAACGCGCAGTGAAATCACCATTGGTCCAGAAGATCTGGGCCCATTTGCAAGCCGATCCCTGCACTGGCCATCTTGAGCGTTTCAAGCTGATCTGA